In Heptranchias perlo isolate sHepPer1 chromosome 21, sHepPer1.hap1, whole genome shotgun sequence, the following proteins share a genomic window:
- the LOC137340163 gene encoding interferon-induced protein with tetratricopeptide repeats 5-like, giving the protein MSNARKDLLKEKLDQLQCHFTWGPQIDSIDLDDMKHRLQDLIHVGVKYQAMSHNQLAFVNCLQGNCDEAIQNLKEAEKILRENHEHEFEERSIITNGNYAWVYYHMGQLTEVQSYLDKLEMICKRFTNGSRYTAMIPEVYGEKGWSLLKSCRKYYDEAKECFEKALEEDPDDTEWNAGYAIALFRLEGFSCTSESGEHSQSMKQLRRVLELDPDDSVAMVLLALKLQEFNQKEEAFKLVERALQMSPDLPYVTRYAAKFLRREGAVEKSLQLLKKALEITPNSTFLHHQIGLCYRSKLFQLNKNPGSKDPRNPAFQQKAKLIKLCKHYFERSFEHRPLTFITAQLDFAGICSLNGEYHKAEEIYSNLLKLEDICPGNKQAVCFQAGLFQLQHKRSESNAITHFLEGLKIQSGTREWEKCRTNLRKIAKKQIDRNRRDSKAFGILGLLHQLDGEKREAIGCFEKALEFDGDNDEYLSALCELRLSI; this is encoded by the coding sequence CAACGCACGGAAGGATTTGTTGAAAGAGAAGCTCGATCAGCTCCAATGTCACTTCACGTGGGGCCCACAGATAGACAGTATTGACTTGGACGACATGAAGCATAGATTGCAAGATTTGATACATGTTGGTGTGAAATATCAAGCCATGTCTCACAACCAACTCGCTTTTGTAAACTGTCTGCAAGGAAACTGTGATGAGGCAATTCAAAACTTAAAGGAAGCtgaaaagattctgagggagaaTCATGAACATGAATTTGAAGAAAGAAGCATCATCACCAATGGAAACTATGCCTGGGTATATTATCACATGGGCCAACTGACAGAGGTCCAGTCCTACCTCGACAAGCTGGAGATGATCTGTAAACGATTTACTAATGGCTCTCGGTATACAGCAATGATACCTGAAGTATACGGGGAGAAGGGTTGGTCACTGTTGAAATCTTGCAGGAAATATTATGACGAGGCAAAGGAATGTTTTGAGAAGGCTCTGGAGGAAGATCCTGATGACacagaatggaatgctggctatGCGATTGCTCTGTTTCGTCTGGAAGGGTTTTCTTGtacctcagagagtggtgaacacaGTCAATCAATGAAACAGTTGCGACGTGTGCTGGAGCTTGATCCAGATGACTCTGTCGCCATGGTGCTGTTGGCTCTAAAACTACAAGAGTTCAACCAAAAGGAAGAAGCATTCAAATTAGTTGAACGAGCATTGCAGatgtcccctgatcttccatATGTAACTCGTTATGCAGCAAAATTTTTGAGAAGAGAAGGAGCTGTGGAAAAATCTCTGCAGCTGTTGAAAAAAGCATTAGAAATTACCCCAAACTCTACCTTCTTACACCACCAAATAGGTCTGTGTTACAGAAGCAAACTATTTCAACTGAACAAAAATCCAGGCAGCAAAGACCCTCGCAATCCTGCTTTTCAACAGAAAGCTAAGTTGATCAAACTATGCAAGCATTATTTTGAAAGGTCATTTGAGCACCGTCCATTAACATTTATTACTGCACAACTGGATTTTGCAGGAATCTGTTCATTAAATGGAGAATATCACAAAGCAGAGGAGATCTACAGCAATCTACTGAAATTAGAGGATATTTGCCCTGGTAATAAGCAGGCAGTATGTTTCCAGGCTGGATTATTTCAACTCCAACATAAAAGATCTGAATCAAATGCCATCACCCATTTTCTGGAAGGACTTAAAATCCAAAGTGGCACAAGAGAATGGGAAAAGTGTCGCACCAACTTGAGAAAGATTGCAAAAAAACAAATTGACAGGAATCGAAGAGACAGCAAGGCCTTTGGTATTCTTGGGTTACTGCACCAGCTGGATGGGGAGAAGCGTGAAGCTATTGGATGCTTTGAAAAGGCCTTGGAGTTTGATGGTGATAATGATGAATATCTAAGTGCTCTTTGTGAATTACGCCTTTCTATCTAG